From Pyramidobacter piscolens W5455:
CGGTGCGTTCTTTGATCTCTACCGGTTCCATCATCTGTCCCATGAAACCGTCCGCCAGGATCATGACAGGATTCATATATTTGAACGCATAATCCCAGGAACGCTGGATTAGGTCGACTGCCTCTTGAAGGTTGCTCGGCGCCAGCACAAACAGATGATAATCGCCGTTGCCGCCGCCGCGGGTAGCCTGATCGTAGTCGCACTGCGAAGGCAGAATGCCGCCCAACCCCGGACCGCCGCGCACCACGTTCATGATGACGCAGGGATATTCGTTTGCGGCAATGTAGCTCAGTCCCTCGGACATCAGCGAAATCCCGGGACTGGATGACGAGGTCATGATCTGCGCTCCCGTGGCTGCCGCCCCAAGCACCATGTTAATCGAAGCGACTTCGCTCTCTCCCTGAACATAAACGCCGCCCACTTCGGGAAGGTGTGCCGCCATATATTCGGGGACCTCGTTCTGAGGCGTAATCGGATAACCAAAGAAGTACCGGCATCCCCCGCTGATTGCGGCCTGTGCAAGGGCTTCGGCACCCTTCATAAGAACTTTCGCCATGATAAAACCCCCTTAGTTATGCGTTCTCGCGGAAAACTTCAATGACCGCGTCAGGACATGTCATAGCGCACAACGCGCAACCGATGCAACCTTCTTTGTACTGCTCCACAGGACGGTACCCCTTGACGTTCAGGTGGTCCGAGATGCGGAGTACTTTCTTCGGGCATGCGTCAACGCACAGCCCGCAGCTCTTGCAGTACTCCTCTGCTACCGTAATTCTCCCCTTTGCCATTTATACAACCCCCTTTAAAATCATTGCTGCCCTGAAAAAATCGTTCGCGAACCGTGTCATACTTAGTTTTCGTCACAAAGGCGAGCGTCTTTCGCCTTTTTATGGCGCCGCCCTTAAGACCCCGCTTCGCGTCGAAGCGCGTCGAAAACTGCGCAAAATCGCGCGGCGCATGTTTCCTGCGGCACGGGCGCGCGAAGACGCGGTATTTTCGACGATGACTTTTAATCGAAATTCGGTGTCAGAAATTTTCCGGCGGAATTCCTCTCCCTAAATTCTGGAAGGGAGATTGTCCTTTTTCCCGAAAGATACGGCCCGCATGATGTCGTGCAGGAATGCCGGTCGCCCAGATCGCGCCGGGTTCCCAAGGAAGAAGCATATATCTGGAGACAGGCCAGACGGGGACACTCTCTCCGGCCAACGCTCTCAGAGTGTCGTCGTAGAGCTCCGGCGACGTTCCCGCATAGAGCAAAGGCAATCCCATGTGCCGCGAGGCGTTTTTAACAAGCTGATATCCTTCCGTTACCGTTTCCACCGTCGTTTCGTTCATCAAATGCGAATTGCTGATCAAGGCGCCGACCTTCAGTCCGCAGATTTCCTCCATGCGGCGGCACATCAACTCAATCTTCTCCACGGTGCACGTCTGAGGACGAAAAGCGTTCACAACAAGCACAAGCAGATACCCCGCCTGAATGATGCGCTTCTGAAACTGCTTCAGCGCCAGCGCGCCCTCGGCATCCCCGCCGATGTCGAGCATCAGCTTGCCGGGGGACGACAAAGCCCAGTCAACCTCCGCACTGACGACCGGCATATCCGCCCATTTCGCCTGCCCCGGTGCGGTCAAAACCGTAAATCCCTTGTTCTCCAGCGCAGTGACGACCTGTCGGATGCAGAAATATGGATTGATGATGTCAGCGTCGGCAATCGTCACTTTTTCCTCAACCATCTTCAAGCCCAGAGCAAGATTGAGGACCCATTCAGTTTTCCCGGATCCCAGAGCGCCCGTGACCGCTACCGCTTTCGGCCACTCATAACGCTGGATCAGATCCTTGAAAAGCTGCATATCAACAGGCATTTTTATCCTCCCCCGCGTTTTTGCAAAGAAAAGTTCCCTCTTTCGTGTTTCATGCAACGTGCGCAGTCGTCATCTCCAACGAGGAGCGGTGAAAGGCGATAAAAACTATCGTAAAGTCAGCGGCATAAAGCACGCGAAAGAAGCGTTGCAGACTTTTGTCCCGTCTGTCGGCCAGTTTTTGCGAATCGCGACGCAGAACACAATCTTCCATTCAGCCGATCCCTATATATCTTTTCTATCTTCATTCTACCTTATTATTTTAATAATTCCAGCCCCTGCAAATCCGCCGACAATAATTTATTTTAAGATTTTACCAAGTGAACTTTCCGTTATCATCGGATCTTACAGTGTGTCGACAATTTATTTTTTAACAATTCTCAATAGTAGAATTTATTTTTCGTCCCCAATGAACGGCACAGTTCGCGCAAAAAGACAAAAGAATCAATGAGGTTTCTCATCGATACTGATTCCCCAAGATGCTTTTAATTGAAACTCGGGATGAAAAGCCAATATTACGCTTAAAGGCTCCACCCCATCGACAAAAAAACGGACCTTCCCCGCTTGGCAAGGAAGGTCCATCAATCCATCACGACATACTTTCTGCTGATTTTCGCCGCCCTGCGGAGGACGTTTCATGGTTACTCGAGCACTTCTCGAGGAGGGGAAGATCCACAAAGCGCGTTGCGCAGACCGCGTAGCGGCGGGGATACCCCCTGAGCGGCTGGACTTTCTCGGAAGGCGGGGAAATTCATCTGTCGTCTTCTGTCAAGAATCAGTATTCAAAAATCTCTTCAGCTCAGGCGGTAACGGAAATCTTCCCTGACTCGGCCATCGCCGCATAACGCCGGTACTTCGCGTCCGCCTGAACTTCCGCCATTGCCAGAAGGCGAGCGGCTTCTTCGGGGAAGGTTCGGCCGAGCGCCGCGTAGCGGACTTCGCCCATGAGGAAATCGCGCAGCGGAATCGTGGGCTTCTTGGAGTCCAGGACGAAAGGATTCTCTCCCTTCGCGACACGGCGCGGATCGTAGCGGTACAGGTGCCAATAGCCGGATTGCACGGCCAACTTGCTCTCGGGCATCGCATAGCTCATCCCCTTGACGATGCCGTGATTAATGCAGGGCGCATAGGCGATGATCAGCGACGGTCCGTCATACGACTCCGCCTCTTTCAGAACTTTGATGAAATGAGCTGGATCGGCGCCCATGGCGACTTGGGCGACGTAGACGTTGCCATAACTCATGGCCATCAGCCCCAGATCCTTTTTGCCGGTCTTCTTGCCGGAGCTGGCAAACTGCGCGACAGCCGCCACCGGGGTGGCTTTTGAAGACTGGCCCCCCGTGTTGGAGTAGACTTCCGTATCCACAACCAGAACGTTTACGTCGGGGCCATTCGCGAGCACGTGGTCGAGTCCGCCAAAGCCAATATCATAGGCCCAGCCGTCGCCTCCGTACATCCACATGGACTTTTTGACAAGGTGCTCGGTGTTGTTCAGCAGGTCGCGCAGTTCCAGACTGTCCTCGCCGCGGGCGTACGCCATTTTGGCGGCCGTCTCCACCGCGTCGCTGTACGTCCGGCTGCCTTCGCCCTCATGGTAATGATCTTTCCATTCCTGCAGCGCCCGAATCAGTTCGGGGTCGCGAGTCTTGCCGCCGAGCAGCTTCTCGGCAGTCATCAGCAGGCGTTCGCGCTGCTGCTGGACGGCCAGGCACATGCCAAGGCTGAATTCGGCGTTATTTTCGAACAGTGAGTTGGAGAACGCCGGCCCATGGCCGCGGTTGTTCTTCGTATACGGCACGCAGGGACAGGCGGCGCCCCAGGCCTGGGTGCAGCCCGTGGCGTTGGCGATGTACATGCGGTCGCCGAAAAGCTGCGTCATGGCTTTCATGTAGGGAGTCTCGCCGCACCCCGCACAGGCTCCGGAGAACTCGAGCAGCGGCTGCTCGAACTGGCTGCCTTTGACGGTAAATTTATCCATCGGATTCGCTTTCGGCGAGAGGGTCAGCGCATAATCCCAGTTTTTCTGCTGAGGCAACTGGGTCTCAAGCAACTTCATCACGAGCGCTTTCTCCTTGGCCGGACAGACTTCGGCGCAGCTGCCGCAAGCGACGCAGTCAAGAGCGCTGAGCTGGATGCGGAACTTCAGGCCTTGAGCGTTTTTCAGACCGCGGGCATTCACCGTTTCAAAGCTTTCCGGCGCGTTCATCGCCTCTGATTCGTTCAGCAGGAAAGGTCTGATGGCCGCATGCGGACAAACAAAGGAACACATGTTGCATTGAATGCACTTTTCCGGATTCCACTCCGGCACCATCACTGCCGTACCGCGCTTTTCATACTTGGAGGTCCCCAGCGGCACCGTACCGTCGGCCGCGTCAACAAAAACGCTGACGGGAATGTCGTCGCCCTTCAGACTGTTGACAGGGATCAGCACCTTGCGGATATAGTCGGGAAGCAAAGGATCAACGCGTTCTTCCGCCGCCTTATCCTCGGCATTTGCCCATTCCGCAGGCACTTCGATGCGGATCACGCTGGCGCCGCCACGGTCGACTGCCTCGTAGTTCATGCGAAGAACCTTGTCGCCCTTCGCACCGTAAGTGCTTTTGATCGCTTCCTTCATGTACTTCACGGCGTCTTCGAAAGGCAGAATGCCCGACAGCTTGAAAAACGCCGACTGCAGCACGGAGTTTGTGCGGTTCCCCATGCCGATTTCCATGGCGATGCGGGTAGCGTCGATGATGTAAAAATTGATATGTTTACGAGCCAGATCCCGTTTGACGGAAGCGGGAAGATGCCGCTCCAGATCTTCCGGTTTCCAGGCGCAGTTCAGCAAGAAGGTGCCGCCGTCTTTCAGCTCGCCTGAGACGTTGTACTTGCCGATGTAGGCTTGCACGTGACAGGCAACGAAATCGGCCTGCGTGACCAGATAGGTGGAACGGATCGGCAGCCGTCCGAAGCGAAGATGCGATCTCGTCACGCTGCCGGATTTCTTCGTGTCGTATTCAAAATAAGCCTGAACGTATTGGTCGGTGTTGTCTCCAATAATCTTGATGGAGTTCTTGTTGGCTCCCACGGTACCATCGGAACCAAGTCCCCAAAACTTGCAGGCCACGGTGCCTTCGCTCTC
This genomic window contains:
- a CDS encoding ferredoxin family protein, translating into MAKGRITVAEEYCKSCGLCVDACPKKVLRISDHLNVKGYRPVEQYKEGCIGCALCAMTCPDAVIEVFRENA
- the nifJ gene encoding pyruvate:ferredoxin (flavodoxin) oxidoreductase, which produces MAKQIMTIDGNEAAAHVSYAFTEVATIYPITPSSPMAEHVDEWSARGRQNLFGQRVHLMEMQAEFGAAAAMHGALESGALATSYTASQGLMLMIPPMYRIAGQLMPGVLHVSARTVGTHAFSIFGDHSDVMAVRQTGFAMLSSGSVQEVADLAAVPHLAAIAGSVPFVHFFDGFRTSHEIQKIEMLSYDDFGEMLDKEALLAFRKRSLNSDRPVQRSTVQNPDVLFQAREACNRYYLRMPYIVQSYMDRIHALTGRSYHLFDYYGDPNAERVVIAMGSVSGCLQEVVDELRSRGQKVGFLQVHLYRPFSAEHFLTALPESVRCVTVLDRTKEAGAPGEPLYEDVCSTFSNVSTAPMVIAGRYGLSSKDVTPAQMIAAFDNMDSIQPKNHFTIGIKDDVTYHSLELGPNIVTESEGTVACKFWGLGSDGTVGANKNSIKIIGDNTDQYVQAYFEYDTKKSGSVTRSHLRFGRLPIRSTYLVTQADFVACHVQAYIGKYNVSGELKDGGTFLLNCAWKPEDLERHLPASVKRDLARKHINFYIIDATRIAMEIGMGNRTNSVLQSAFFKLSGILPFEDAVKYMKEAIKSTYGAKGDKVLRMNYEAVDRGGASVIRIEVPAEWANAEDKAAEERVDPLLPDYIRKVLIPVNSLKGDDIPVSVFVDAADGTVPLGTSKYEKRGTAVMVPEWNPEKCIQCNMCSFVCPHAAIRPFLLNESEAMNAPESFETVNARGLKNAQGLKFRIQLSALDCVACGSCAEVCPAKEKALVMKLLETQLPQQKNWDYALTLSPKANPMDKFTVKGSQFEQPLLEFSGACAGCGETPYMKAMTQLFGDRMYIANATGCTQAWGAACPCVPYTKNNRGHGPAFSNSLFENNAEFSLGMCLAVQQQRERLLMTAEKLLGGKTRDPELIRALQEWKDHYHEGEGSRTYSDAVETAAKMAYARGEDSLELRDLLNNTEHLVKKSMWMYGGDGWAYDIGFGGLDHVLANGPDVNVLVVDTEVYSNTGGQSSKATPVAAVAQFASSGKKTGKKDLGLMAMSYGNVYVAQVAMGADPAHFIKVLKEAESYDGPSLIIAYAPCINHGIVKGMSYAMPESKLAVQSGYWHLYRYDPRRVAKGENPFVLDSKKPTIPLRDFLMGEVRYAALGRTFPEEAARLLAMAEVQADAKYRRYAAMAESGKISVTA
- the vorB gene encoding 3-methyl-2-oxobutanoate dehydrogenase subunit VorB: MAKVLMKGAEALAQAAISGGCRYFFGYPITPQNEVPEYMAAHLPEVGGVYVQGESEVASINMVLGAAATGAQIMTSSSSPGISLMSEGLSYIAANEYPCVIMNVVRGGPGLGGILPSQCDYDQATRGGGNGDYHLFVLAPSNLQEAVDLIQRSWDYAFKYMNPVMILADGFMGQMMEPVEIKERTAERGDWQKWAVGCFRERGNKRTLFHSLYLAAGPLEEHNKDLQKKYELMKQDAMAEDYMIEDAEVIITAFGTTARIAKTAIMHLRAEGKKVGLIRPITVYPFPADHFKNLPATVRHILDVEMNCGQMIDDVKLATECRYPVTFYGRCGGFAPSVEEVEDACRKLFA